The Parus major isolate Abel chromosome Z, Parus_major1.1, whole genome shotgun sequence genome has a window encoding:
- the SPIN1 gene encoding spindlin-1 isoform X1, protein MKTPFGKSPGQRSRADAGHAGVSASMMKKRTSHKKHRNNVGPSKPISQPRRNIVGCRIQHGWKEGSGPVTQWKGTVLDQVPVNPSLYLIKYDGFDCVYGLELHKDERVSALEVLPDRVASSRISDAHLADTMIGKAVEHMFETEDGSKDEWRGMVLARAPIMNTWFYITYEKDPVLYMYQLLDDYKEGDLRIMPDSNDSPPAEREPGEVVDSLVGKQVEYAKEDGSKRTGMVIHQVEAKPSVYFIKFDDDFHIYVYDLVKTS, encoded by the exons ATGAAGACCCCATTTGGAAAATCACCAGGTCAGCGGTCCAGAGCTGATGCAG GTCATGCGGGAGTGTCTGCCAGCATGATGAAGAAAAGAACATCCCACAA AAAACATAGAAACAATGTGGGACCAAGCAAACCTATATCTCAGCCACGAAGAAATATTGTAGGCTGCAGGATACAGCACGGATGGAAGGAAGGGAGTGGACCTGTAACACAATGGAAGGGCACGGTTCTTGATCAAGTTCCTGTAAATCCCTCGCTCTATCTCATAAAGTATGATGGATTTGATTGTGTGTATGGACTAGAACTTCACAAAGATGAAAGAGTTTCAGCACTTGAAGTTCTTCCAGACAGAGTTG CTTCGTCTCGAATTAGTGATGCCCACCTGGCAGACACAATGATTGGTAAAGCTGTGGAACATATGTTTGAGACAGAGGATGGCTCGAAAGATGAATGGAGGGGGATGGTTTTGGCTCGAGCTCCTATTATGAACACATGGTTTTATATTACCTACGAGAAAGATCCCGTCTTGTACATGTACCAGCTCTTAGATGATTATAAAGAAGGTGACCTTCGCATTATGCCTGATTCAA ATGATTCACCTCCTGCAGAACGGGAACCAGGTGAAGTTGTGGACAGCCTGGTAGGCAAACAAGTGGAATATGCCAAAGAAGATGGCTCGAAAAGGACTGGCATGGTCATTCATCAAGTTGAAGCCAAACCATCTGTCTATTTCATCAAGTTTGATGATGATTTCCATATTTATGTCTACGATTTGGTGAAGACATCCTAG
- the SPIN1 gene encoding spindlin-1 isoform X2 — protein MFVSVYRKHRNNVGPSKPISQPRRNIVGCRIQHGWKEGSGPVTQWKGTVLDQVPVNPSLYLIKYDGFDCVYGLELHKDERVSALEVLPDRVASSRISDAHLADTMIGKAVEHMFETEDGSKDEWRGMVLARAPIMNTWFYITYEKDPVLYMYQLLDDYKEGDLRIMPDSNDSPPAEREPGEVVDSLVGKQVEYAKEDGSKRTGMVIHQVEAKPSVYFIKFDDDFHIYVYDLVKTS, from the exons atgtttGTATCTGTGTACAGAAAACATAGAAACAATGTGGGACCAAGCAAACCTATATCTCAGCCACGAAGAAATATTGTAGGCTGCAGGATACAGCACGGATGGAAGGAAGGGAGTGGACCTGTAACACAATGGAAGGGCACGGTTCTTGATCAAGTTCCTGTAAATCCCTCGCTCTATCTCATAAAGTATGATGGATTTGATTGTGTGTATGGACTAGAACTTCACAAAGATGAAAGAGTTTCAGCACTTGAAGTTCTTCCAGACAGAGTTG CTTCGTCTCGAATTAGTGATGCCCACCTGGCAGACACAATGATTGGTAAAGCTGTGGAACATATGTTTGAGACAGAGGATGGCTCGAAAGATGAATGGAGGGGGATGGTTTTGGCTCGAGCTCCTATTATGAACACATGGTTTTATATTACCTACGAGAAAGATCCCGTCTTGTACATGTACCAGCTCTTAGATGATTATAAAGAAGGTGACCTTCGCATTATGCCTGATTCAA ATGATTCACCTCCTGCAGAACGGGAACCAGGTGAAGTTGTGGACAGCCTGGTAGGCAAACAAGTGGAATATGCCAAAGAAGATGGCTCGAAAAGGACTGGCATGGTCATTCATCAAGTTGAAGCCAAACCATCTGTCTATTTCATCAAGTTTGATGATGATTTCCATATTTATGTCTACGATTTGGTGAAGACATCCTAG